In Methanomicrobium antiquum, one DNA window encodes the following:
- a CDS encoding pyruvate ferredoxin oxidoreductase subunit gamma, with translation MRELRIHGRGGQGSVTAAELIATAAFNSNIYSQAFPAFGVERRGAPVTAFVRFDDKKIRLRSQIYEPDYIIVQDSTLIRDVDVFGGLKEGGIAIINTEKDIPDIPEGIKVIKIDATKIALEVLGLPIENTTLMGAFAAATGEIELDALKEALKERFPSALAEKNIKAAETAYNKVKGGDI, from the coding sequence TTGAGAGAACTTAGAATACATGGAAGAGGCGGTCAGGGTTCGGTAACAGCTGCTGAGCTCATAGCAACGGCTGCATTCAACAGTAATATATATTCGCAGGCTTTTCCTGCGTTTGGTGTCGAAAGAAGAGGAGCACCTGTCACAGCATTTGTCCGTTTTGATGACAAAAAAATCCGGCTTAGAAGCCAGATATATGAGCCTGATTACATAATTGTTCAGGACAGCACGTTAATCAGGGACGTGGATGTCTTTGGCGGCCTAAAAGAAGGCGGCATTGCAATAATCAATACAGAAAAAGATATTCCTGACATTCCTGAGGGAATTAAGGTCATAAAGATTGACGCAACCAAAATTGCGCTTGAAGTCCTTGGACTTCCTATTGAAAATACAACTCTTATGGGTGCGTTTGCCGCCGCAACCGGAGAGATAGAATTAGACGCATTAAAAGAGGCATTAAAGGAAAGATTCCCTTCTGCTCTCGCTGAAAAGAATATTAAAGCCGCGGAAACAGCCTACAACAAAGTAAAGGGAGGAGATATATAA